Proteins co-encoded in one Malus sylvestris chromosome 7, drMalSylv7.2, whole genome shotgun sequence genomic window:
- the LOC126630215 gene encoding putative F-box/LRR-repeat protein 23 — protein sequence MDRPRKLNHRRNLNRSWEDMEQNCLAQVFIRVGLESLLLFIPFVCKSWYSATKNPACWERIIFPDANDDVTDPFSVNDAVLDRPWTRANRTENQRFDVFIRTFARENDILWRYFSITNFMKMVIDRSAGSLRFLKIPGLLSHYMFAIHKTLQHVGKSCKNFAGLQLTNAAIGRSEAEAIVTFVPNLSFLSLRRSQIPRELMVMLLKGMKNLVLLDVRECVGFDQQDEEILRLASEIPTFLCRGARICAQEHLLRMSDGSLVHVIAVD from the coding sequence ATGGACAGACCGAGGAAGCTGAATCACCGGCGGAACCTCAACCGCAGCTGGGAGGACATGGAACAGAACTGTTTGGCTCAAGTGTTCATCCGAGTCGGACTGGAGTCGCTCCTCCTTTTCATCCCGTTCGTGTGCAAATCCTGGTACAGCGCCACCAAAAACCCCGCCTGCTGGGAGCGCATCATTTTCCCCGACGCCAATGACGACGTCACCGATCCTTTCAGCGTCAACGACGCCGTTTTGGACCGCCCCTGGACCCGGGCGAATCGAACCGAAAATCAGCGTTTCGACGTCTTCATCCGGACATTCGCGCGCGAAAATGACATTTTGTGGCGATACTTCTCGATCACGAATTTCATGAAAATGGTCATCGACCGCAGCGCTGGCAGCCTCCGGTTCCTGAAAATCCCTGGCCTCCTCAGCCACTACATGTTCGCGATCCACAAAACCCTCCAGCACGTCGGCAAGAGCTGCAAGAACTTCGCGGGGCTGCAGCTGACAAACGCAGCGATAGGGCGAAGCGAGGCGGAGGCGATCGTGACATTTGTGCCCAACCTGAGCTTTCTGTCTCTGAGGAGGTCGCAGATCCCGAGGGAGTTGATGGTGATGCTGCTCAAGGGGATGAAGAACCTGGTGCTGTTGGACGTGAGGGAGTGTGTTGGGTTCGACCAGCAGGACGAGGAGATTTTGCGGCTGGCTTCGGAGATTCCTACGTTTCTGTGTCGGGGGGCGAGGATTTGTGCCCAGGAGCACCTGTTGCGTATGTCGGATGGGTCATTGGTTCATGTCATTGCCGTGGATTAG